Proteins from a single region of Verrucosispora sp. NA02020:
- a CDS encoding acyl-CoA dehydrogenase: MTTSVEVAVTRSASDPVDVAHLRKVLDGPWAEVRDAHRNKLDARFLPVYGESSEQARDRISRLLPELPAEMGMATAFPTEYGGRGDIGASIVASEMLAQVDLSLMVKAGVQWGLFGGAVLALGTRRHHDAHLRDIVAGDLLGCFAMTETGHGSDVQQLRTTCTYDPETQTFDLHTPHQAARKDYIGNAARDGRMAVVFAQLITGGQRHGVHAWLVPIRDADGTPMPGVTIGDAGPKAGLLGVDNGRLSFDHVRVPRDMLLDRYGQVAADGTYASPIADDSRRFFTMLGTLVRGRVSVGGAAAAATKSALTIAVRYGDLRRQFGTPDADREVLLNDYLAHQRKLLPALATTYALHFAQAELVAAVHEVQGSDEPVDEHRQRELESRAAGLKAAQTWHATRTIQMCREACGGAGYLAENRLPGLKADTDVFTTFEGDNTVLLQLVAKGLLTGYKDEFGSLDGWGRASFVAEQVREMVLERTAARALIERLVSAVPGRDEEVAVTDRGWQLSVFEDREKHLLDGAVRRLRNGANSKRDRPFDIFNDVQDHVLTVASAHIDRVTLEAFVAGIERTTDPAVAALLSRVCDLYALSVIEAHKGWFLEHGRLTPARAKAITAVVNSLLKELRPQMRTLVDGFAIPEAWLHCAILREEGDRQEAMAAHDRFPTDR, encoded by the coding sequence ATGACGACGTCTGTAGAGGTAGCCGTGACCCGTTCCGCTTCCGACCCCGTCGACGTCGCCCACCTGCGGAAGGTCCTCGACGGGCCGTGGGCCGAGGTCCGCGACGCACACCGGAACAAGCTCGACGCCCGCTTCCTCCCGGTCTACGGGGAGAGCAGCGAGCAGGCCCGGGATCGGATCAGCCGGCTGCTCCCCGAGCTACCCGCCGAGATGGGCATGGCGACGGCCTTCCCCACCGAGTACGGCGGCCGTGGCGACATCGGCGCCTCGATCGTGGCCAGCGAGATGCTGGCGCAGGTCGACCTCTCGCTGATGGTCAAGGCGGGCGTGCAGTGGGGGCTGTTCGGCGGGGCGGTGCTGGCGCTCGGCACCCGCCGGCACCACGACGCCCACCTCCGGGACATCGTCGCGGGCGACCTCCTCGGCTGCTTCGCGATGACCGAGACCGGTCACGGCTCGGACGTCCAGCAGCTGCGCACCACCTGCACGTACGACCCGGAGACGCAGACCTTCGACCTGCACACCCCACACCAGGCCGCCCGCAAGGACTACATCGGCAACGCCGCCCGGGACGGGCGGATGGCGGTGGTCTTCGCGCAGTTGATCACTGGCGGGCAGCGGCACGGCGTACACGCCTGGTTGGTGCCGATCCGCGACGCCGACGGCACCCCGATGCCCGGCGTGACCATCGGCGACGCCGGCCCCAAGGCCGGGCTGCTCGGCGTGGACAACGGGCGGCTCAGCTTCGACCACGTGCGCGTGCCGCGCGACATGCTGCTGGACCGATACGGCCAGGTCGCGGCGGACGGCACCTACGCCAGCCCGATAGCCGACGACTCCCGACGCTTCTTCACCATGCTCGGCACCCTGGTCCGGGGCCGGGTCAGCGTGGGTGGCGCGGCGGCGGCGGCGACCAAGTCGGCGCTGACCATCGCGGTCCGCTACGGCGACCTCCGCCGTCAGTTCGGCACGCCCGACGCCGACCGTGAGGTGCTGCTCAACGACTACCTGGCTCACCAGCGCAAGCTACTGCCCGCGCTGGCCACCACGTACGCGCTGCACTTCGCCCAGGCCGAACTGGTGGCCGCCGTCCACGAGGTGCAGGGCAGCGACGAGCCGGTCGACGAGCACCGGCAGCGGGAGCTGGAGTCGCGGGCCGCCGGCCTCAAGGCCGCCCAGACCTGGCACGCCACCCGGACCATCCAGATGTGCCGCGAGGCGTGCGGCGGCGCCGGCTACCTGGCCGAGAACCGCCTGCCCGGCCTCAAGGCCGACACCGACGTCTTCACCACGTTCGAGGGCGACAACACGGTCCTGCTGCAACTGGTGGCCAAGGGACTGCTCACCGGTTACAAGGACGAGTTCGGTTCGCTGGACGGCTGGGGGCGGGCGTCCTTCGTCGCCGAGCAGGTCCGCGAGATGGTGCTGGAGCGTACCGCCGCGCGGGCACTCATCGAGCGGCTCGTCAGCGCCGTGCCCGGCCGGGACGAGGAGGTCGCCGTCACCGACCGGGGTTGGCAGCTCTCCGTCTTCGAGGACCGCGAGAAGCACCTCCTCGACGGCGCCGTCCGGCGGCTGCGCAACGGCGCGAACAGCAAGCGGGACCGGCCCTTCGACATCTTCAACGACGTGCAGGACCACGTCCTCACCGTCGCCTCCGCGCACATCGACCGGGTGACGCTGGAGGCGTTCGTCGCCGGCATCGAACGCACCACCGACCCGGCCGTCGCGGCCCTGCTCTCCCGCGTCTGCGACCTGTACGCCCTCAGCGTCATCGAGGCCCACAAGGGATGGTTCCTGGAGCACGGCCGGCTCACCCCGGCCCGCGCCAAGGCGATCACCGCAGTGGTGAACAGCCTGCTCAAGGAGCTGCGCCCGCAGATGCGCACGCTGGTGGACGGCTTCGCCATCCCGGAGGCGTGGCTGCACTGCGCCATCCTGCGGGAGGAGGGCGACCGGCAGGAGGCGATGGCCGCTCACGACCGGTTCCCGACTGATCGGTAA
- a CDS encoding amino acid ABC transporter ATP-binding protein has translation MDVLRCRGLRKEFGGRVVLDSLDLTVAEHRVVALIGASGSGKSTLLRCVNLLEELHDGTIELDGEEITAPGVDPDRVRRRIGMVFQSYNLFPHLSVLDNVTLAPRRVHGRSRTDAETHARELLERVGLGDRADAYPDRLSGGQQQRVAIVRALANSPRLLLLDEVTSALDPELVGEVLTMIRDLKTDGMTMVLATHEMSFARDVADQVCFLDGGRVVESGPPAQVFGAPTQPRTRQFLARIIEAGRLPG, from the coding sequence GTGGACGTGTTGCGGTGTCGGGGGCTGCGCAAGGAGTTCGGTGGGCGGGTGGTGCTGGACTCGCTGGACCTGACCGTGGCCGAGCACCGGGTGGTGGCGTTGATCGGGGCCTCCGGCTCCGGCAAGTCGACGCTGCTGCGCTGCGTCAACCTGCTGGAGGAACTGCACGACGGGACGATCGAGCTGGACGGCGAGGAGATCACCGCCCCGGGCGTGGACCCGGACCGGGTACGCCGCCGCATCGGCATGGTCTTCCAGTCGTACAACCTCTTCCCGCATCTGAGCGTGCTGGACAACGTGACGCTGGCCCCGCGTCGGGTGCACGGACGGTCCCGGACCGACGCCGAGACGCACGCCCGGGAGCTGCTGGAACGGGTGGGGCTCGGGGACCGGGCCGACGCGTACCCGGATCGGCTCTCCGGCGGCCAGCAGCAGCGGGTGGCGATCGTGCGGGCGCTGGCCAACTCGCCCCGGCTGCTGCTGCTCGACGAGGTCACCTCGGCGCTCGACCCGGAGCTGGTCGGCGAGGTGCTCACGATGATCCGCGACCTCAAGACCGACGGCATGACCATGGTGCTGGCCACGCACGAGATGAGCTTCGCCCGGGACGTGGCCGACCAGGTCTGCTTCCTCGACGGCGGCCGGGTGGTCGAGTCGGGCCCGCCGGCCCAGGTGTTCGGGGCGCCGACGCAGCCGCGTACCCGGCAGTTCCTGGCCCGGATCATCGAGGCGGGTCGGCTGCCGGGCTGA
- a CDS encoding amino acid ABC transporter permease has translation MSTLTHDPSPAQRARDAYRRRQTVLSVLVAAASTAAIGTLLAVAVTGAPGWDRVRESFLDPEIARDALPRVLTGLWLNVRLLVCCAIGALLLGLLIAVLRTLRGPVFFPIRALAAGYTYTFRGLPLIIVLYVLTLGVPGLRLQGMPPVLVLGGLALVLTYGGYLAEVFRAGIESVHSSQLAAARSLGLTYRQTMRHVVLPQAVRRVAPPLLNDVVALQKDVGLVSLAGPIDAVRAAQIATAQTFNYTPYIVAGVLFVLLAIPLIAVTDQVTLRAARRQSGG, from the coding sequence GTGAGCACCCTCACCCACGATCCGTCGCCCGCGCAGCGGGCCCGGGACGCGTACCGCCGCCGGCAGACCGTGCTGAGCGTGCTGGTCGCCGCCGCCTCCACGGCGGCGATCGGCACGCTGCTGGCGGTCGCGGTGACCGGGGCACCGGGCTGGGACCGGGTACGCGAGTCGTTCCTCGATCCGGAGATCGCCCGGGACGCGCTGCCCCGGGTGCTCACCGGGCTCTGGCTCAACGTCCGCCTGCTGGTCTGCTGCGCGATCGGCGCACTGCTGCTCGGGCTGCTGATCGCCGTCCTGCGGACGTTGCGCGGGCCGGTGTTCTTCCCGATCCGGGCGCTCGCGGCGGGCTACACGTACACGTTCCGCGGCCTGCCGCTGATCATCGTGCTGTACGTGCTCACCCTCGGCGTGCCGGGACTGCGGTTGCAGGGCATGCCGCCGGTGCTGGTGCTGGGCGGGTTGGCGCTGGTGCTCACCTACGGCGGGTACCTGGCCGAGGTGTTCCGCGCCGGCATCGAGTCGGTGCACTCCAGCCAGCTCGCGGCGGCCCGCTCGCTGGGGCTCACCTATCGGCAGACGATGCGGCACGTGGTGCTGCCGCAGGCGGTCCGGCGGGTGGCGCCGCCGCTGCTCAACGATGTGGTGGCGTTGCAGAAGGACGTCGGGCTGGTGTCCCTGGCCGGGCCGATCGACGCGGTACGGGCCGCGCAGATCGCCACCGCCCAGACGTTCAACTACACGCCGTACATCGTGGCCGGGGTGCTCTTCGTCCTGCTCGCCATCCCGCTGATCGCGGTCACCGACCAGGTGACGTTGCGGGCGGCCCGACGCCAGTCCGGAGGCTGA
- a CDS encoding ABC transporter substrate-binding protein, whose amino-acid sequence MVSTPRLLALAAAGSVLLAVSACAPESAPAPQPTASAACDKESLVTRTPGKLTIATDEPAYQPWFVDDKPDNGEGFESAVAYAVAEKLGYSRADVVWTRVKFETAVAPGPKEFDFDINQFSITDERKRAVDFSAPYYLVRQSVIALKSSPIAGKKSLADLRDAKLGAQVGTTSYQAITDLVKPTVEPQVYNSNDDAKKALQNGQIDGLVVDLPTAFYITSAEIDDAVIVGQFPQVGSPEAFGLLLDKDSPLTGCVSGAIGQLSGDGVLKQLEQQWLAQVAGAPELT is encoded by the coding sequence ATGGTCAGCACTCCTCGCCTCCTCGCGCTCGCGGCCGCCGGCTCGGTCCTGCTCGCGGTCAGCGCCTGCGCGCCCGAATCCGCACCCGCCCCCCAGCCCACCGCGTCCGCCGCGTGCGACAAGGAGAGCCTGGTCACCCGCACGCCGGGCAAGCTCACCATCGCCACGGACGAGCCCGCCTACCAGCCGTGGTTCGTCGACGACAAACCCGACAACGGCGAGGGTTTCGAGTCCGCCGTGGCGTACGCGGTGGCCGAGAAGCTCGGGTACTCCCGCGCGGACGTGGTCTGGACCCGGGTCAAGTTCGAGACCGCCGTCGCTCCCGGGCCGAAGGAGTTCGACTTCGACATCAACCAGTTCTCCATCACCGACGAGCGCAAGCGGGCGGTGGACTTCTCCGCGCCGTACTACCTGGTGCGGCAGTCGGTCATCGCGCTGAAGTCGTCCCCGATCGCGGGCAAGAAGTCCCTGGCCGACCTGCGCGACGCCAAGCTCGGCGCCCAGGTCGGCACGACCAGCTACCAGGCGATCACCGACCTGGTGAAGCCGACCGTCGAACCGCAGGTCTACAACAGCAACGACGACGCCAAGAAGGCCCTGCAGAACGGGCAGATCGACGGACTGGTGGTGGATCTGCCCACCGCGTTCTACATCACCTCGGCCGAGATCGACGACGCGGTGATCGTCGGGCAGTTCCCCCAGGTGGGTTCGCCGGAGGCGTTCGGGCTGCTGCTGGACAAGGACTCCCCGCTGACCGGCTGCGTCAGCGGTGCGATCGGTCAGCTCTCCGGTGACGGTGTGCTGAAGCAGTTGGAGCAGCAGTGGCTCGCCCAGGTGGCGGGGGCACCCGAACTCACGTGA
- a CDS encoding phosphoribosyl-ATP diphosphatase, whose translation MRESDSVKTFEELFAELQAKAAAGTPGSGTVAALEKGVHFIGKKVVEEAAESWMAAEHEGPERTAEEISQLLYQVQVLMLASGLDLKDVYRHL comes from the coding sequence CTGAGAGAATCCGATTCCGTGAAGACGTTCGAGGAGTTGTTCGCCGAGCTGCAGGCCAAGGCCGCCGCCGGCACCCCGGGCTCCGGCACGGTCGCCGCCCTGGAGAAGGGTGTGCACTTCATCGGCAAGAAGGTCGTCGAGGAGGCGGCCGAGTCGTGGATGGCCGCCGAGCACGAGGGGCCCGAGCGCACCGCCGAGGAGATCTCCCAGCTGCTCTACCAGGTCCAGGTGCTGATGCTGGCCAGCGGTCTCGACCTGAAGGACGTCTACCGACATCTGTGA
- the hisG gene encoding ATP phosphoribosyltransferase, whose translation MLRVAVPNKGALAESAAKMLREAGYRQRTDPKDLVCRDEPNDIEFFYLRPKDIATYVGSGDLDVGITGRDLLIDSGAPAEEIVDLNFGRATFRFAARPDDVDDVRELGGHRIATAYPGLVERHLAELGVKAEVTRLDGAVENAIRLGVADVVADVVETGATLRQAGLVVFGEPLLRSSAVLVRRAGATSHPQAEQLLRRLHGVLVARRYVMLAYDVPAGLLDRASSLTPGIESPTVSPLHREGWVAVQAMVLRDDVHQIMDELYDLGARAILVTNIHACRL comes from the coding sequence ATGCTGCGTGTCGCCGTACCCAACAAGGGCGCCCTGGCCGAGTCGGCCGCCAAGATGCTGCGCGAGGCGGGCTACCGCCAGCGCACCGACCCCAAGGACCTCGTCTGCCGGGACGAACCCAACGACATCGAGTTCTTCTACCTGCGGCCGAAGGACATCGCCACCTACGTCGGCTCCGGTGACCTGGACGTCGGCATCACCGGCCGGGACCTGCTGATCGACTCCGGCGCGCCGGCCGAGGAGATCGTCGACCTCAACTTCGGGCGGGCCACCTTCCGCTTCGCCGCCCGCCCCGACGACGTCGACGACGTCCGGGAACTCGGCGGCCACCGGATCGCCACCGCGTACCCGGGCCTGGTCGAGCGGCACCTGGCCGAGCTGGGCGTGAAGGCCGAGGTGACCCGGCTCGACGGGGCGGTGGAGAACGCCATCCGGCTCGGCGTCGCCGACGTGGTCGCCGACGTGGTCGAGACCGGCGCCACCCTGCGCCAGGCCGGGCTGGTGGTCTTCGGCGAGCCGCTGCTGCGCTCGTCGGCGGTCCTGGTCCGTCGCGCCGGCGCCACCTCCCACCCGCAGGCCGAGCAGTTGCTGCGCCGGCTGCACGGGGTGCTGGTGGCCCGCCGCTACGTGATGCTCGCCTACGACGTACCAGCCGGTCTGCTGGACCGGGCCAGCTCGCTGACCCCCGGCATCGAGTCGCCGACCGTCTCCCCGCTGCACCGGGAGGGCTGGGTGGCGGTGCAGGCCATGGTGCTCCGCGACGACGTACACCAGATCATGGACGAGCTCTACGACCTCGGCGCCCGAGCGATCCTGGTCACCAACATCCACGCCTGCCGGCTGTGA
- a CDS encoding DMT family transporter yields MRPRPAALALVLVTLGGVASAAQGAVNAELGQRTGNATLGAVVNNLGGCLLVLVGLLVLPSMRTGLVALRRARMPWWSYLGGLGGAAIVVLAAYAVPVLGVAVFTIAQVAGSSLGGLASDRSGLAPVGRLPLTPPRVAGALFGVAAVALAQTGRPVGDLAVGVLLLAVLGGVAVALQAALNGRISAAGSAAAGVAVNFVVSTPAVLLVAALAGAFTGPSVSWPSGWHLYTGGLLGVGIVAALVIGVRAAGVLRTGLALVGGQLVGALLLDVLLPQGPGARLPVLAGAVLTLLAVLVAGRGPRAATAPATGTPPPPPAPRASPVAEVGPGGDDGVVRVAPDDVPGPDGKLGT; encoded by the coding sequence GTGAGACCGCGCCCGGCGGCGCTGGCGCTCGTCCTGGTCACCCTCGGCGGCGTCGCGTCGGCGGCGCAGGGCGCGGTCAACGCCGAGTTGGGGCAGCGGACCGGCAACGCCACCCTGGGCGCGGTCGTCAACAACCTCGGCGGCTGCCTGCTGGTGCTGGTCGGGCTGCTGGTGCTGCCGTCCATGCGGACCGGGCTCGTCGCGCTGCGGCGGGCCCGGATGCCCTGGTGGTCGTACCTCGGCGGGCTGGGCGGCGCGGCCATCGTGGTGCTCGCCGCCTACGCCGTGCCGGTGCTCGGCGTCGCGGTCTTCACCATCGCCCAGGTCGCCGGCAGCAGCCTCGGCGGGCTGGCCTCGGACCGGTCCGGCCTGGCCCCGGTGGGCCGGCTGCCGCTCACCCCGCCCCGGGTCGCCGGGGCGCTGTTCGGGGTGGCCGCGGTGGCGCTGGCCCAGACCGGTCGACCCGTCGGTGACCTGGCCGTCGGCGTGCTCCTGCTCGCCGTGCTCGGCGGTGTCGCCGTCGCGTTGCAGGCCGCGCTCAACGGCCGGATCTCCGCCGCCGGTTCGGCCGCCGCCGGGGTCGCGGTCAACTTCGTCGTGAGTACGCCGGCGGTGCTGCTCGTCGCCGCACTGGCCGGCGCCTTCACCGGCCCGTCCGTCAGCTGGCCGAGCGGTTGGCACCTCTACACCGGCGGCCTGCTCGGCGTCGGCATCGTCGCCGCCCTGGTGATCGGCGTCCGCGCGGCCGGCGTCCTGCGCACCGGCCTGGCCCTGGTCGGCGGCCAACTCGTCGGCGCCCTGCTCCTGGACGTGCTGCTGCCGCAGGGCCCCGGCGCCCGGCTACCGGTCCTGGCCGGTGCCGTGCTCACGCTGCTCGCCGTCCTGGTCGCCGGCCGAGGCCCCCGCGCCGCCACCGCCCCCGCCACCGGCACCCCACCTCCGCCCCCGGCTCCACGTGCCTCCCCGGTCGCCGAGGTCGGGCCCGGTGGGGACGACGGTGTGGTCCGTGTGGCGCCGGACGACGTGCCGGGGCCGGATGGCAAACTGGGGACATGA
- a CDS encoding PH domain-containing protein, translated as MSERRDATQVSAGTSEREPADGTERIRLRPRRIRLVCWISAAVLVVVFALIATTLTGPTGNGYGSFQRGDQFAMIGLGVLFALGTLLFTRPRVEADAHRIRVRNIIGSYELPWEVVRGVRFDRGAPWAALELYDDDLLPVVALQAADKQLAVDGVRALRRLHQAHLTAVADRATR; from the coding sequence ATGAGTGAGCGGCGGGACGCGACGCAGGTCAGTGCCGGCACGAGCGAACGCGAGCCGGCGGACGGCACCGAGCGGATCCGCCTGCGACCGCGCCGCATCCGGCTGGTCTGCTGGATCTCGGCAGCCGTACTCGTCGTCGTCTTCGCGCTGATCGCCACCACGCTGACCGGCCCGACCGGCAACGGCTACGGCAGTTTCCAGCGCGGCGACCAGTTCGCCATGATCGGGCTCGGCGTCCTCTTCGCCCTCGGCACACTGCTGTTCACCCGCCCCCGGGTCGAGGCGGACGCCCACCGCATCCGGGTCCGCAACATCATCGGCTCGTACGAGCTGCCCTGGGAGGTCGTCCGCGGCGTACGCTTCGACCGCGGCGCACCGTGGGCCGCCCTGGAGCTCTACGACGACGACCTGCTGCCCGTGGTCGCCCTCCAGGCCGCCGACAAGCAACTCGCCGTCGACGGAGTCCGTGCCCTGCGTCGCCTGCACCAGGCGCACCTGACCGCCGTCGCCGACCGCGCCACCCGCTGA
- the infC gene encoding translation initiation factor IF-3, translating into MNEQIRAREVRLVGPEGEQVGIVPLERALQLAADVDLDLVEVAPMARPPVCKLMDFGKFKYESALKAREARRNQQQTVIKEMKLRPKIDPHDYETKKGHVVRFLKAGDKVKVTIMFRGREQSRPELGYRLLRRLESEISELGYVEAAPKQDGRNMIMVLAPHRATKAAAVAAVASRGGAPRDRAADESAAPEAGETAAAGDTGTVADNSGE; encoded by the coding sequence GTGAACGAGCAGATCCGGGCACGTGAGGTCCGACTGGTCGGCCCCGAGGGTGAGCAGGTGGGCATCGTCCCGCTGGAGCGCGCCCTTCAGCTGGCCGCGGACGTCGATCTGGACCTGGTCGAGGTTGCGCCCATGGCGCGCCCGCCGGTGTGCAAGCTCATGGACTTCGGCAAGTTCAAGTACGAGAGCGCACTCAAGGCGCGCGAAGCGCGGCGTAACCAGCAGCAGACCGTCATCAAGGAGATGAAGCTCCGGCCGAAGATCGATCCGCACGACTACGAGACCAAGAAGGGTCACGTGGTGCGGTTCCTCAAGGCCGGCGACAAGGTCAAGGTGACGATCATGTTCCGCGGTCGCGAGCAGAGCCGCCCGGAGCTGGGTTACCGGCTCCTGCGCCGGCTCGAGAGCGAGATCTCGGAGCTGGGGTACGTCGAGGCCGCTCCCAAGCAGGACGGTCGAAACATGATCATGGTGCTCGCGCCGCACCGCGCCACCAAGGCCGCCGCGGTCGCCGCGGTCGCCTCCCGGGGCGGGGCGCCCCGGGACCGGGCAGCGGATGAGTCCGCCGCGCCGGAGGCCGGCGAGACCGCAGCAGCCGGTGACACCGGCACCGTCGCCGACAACAGCGGCGAGTAA
- the rpmI gene encoding 50S ribosomal protein L35: MPKMKSHTGTGKRVRVTAKGKIMKQQAGLRHNLEKKPSTRTRRLTGLVEVAKSDVKRLKKLLGR; the protein is encoded by the coding sequence ATGCCGAAGATGAAGAGCCACACGGGGACGGGCAAGCGGGTTCGCGTGACCGCCAAGGGCAAGATCATGAAGCAGCAGGCCGGTCTGCGTCACAACCTGGAGAAGAAGCCCTCCACCCGTACCCGGCGGCTGACGGGCCTGGTCGAGGTCGCCAAGTCCGACGTCAAGCGCCTCAAGAAGCTGCTCGGCCGCTGA
- the rplT gene encoding 50S ribosomal protein L20 yields the protein MARVKRAVNAQKKRRTLLETASGYRGQRSRLYRKAKEQVLHSMQYAYRDRRDRKGDFRQLWIQRINAGARANGMTYNRLIQGLRLAGIEVDRKILADMAVHDASSFAAIVELARAAVKAEGTGGAPAQAA from the coding sequence ATGGCACGCGTCAAGCGGGCTGTGAATGCCCAGAAGAAGCGTCGTACCCTGCTGGAGACCGCGAGCGGTTACCGCGGTCAGCGCTCCCGGCTGTACCGCAAGGCCAAGGAGCAGGTGCTGCACTCGATGCAGTACGCCTACCGGGACCGTCGCGACCGCAAGGGCGACTTCCGGCAGCTGTGGATCCAGCGGATCAACGCGGGTGCCCGTGCCAACGGGATGACCTACAACCGCCTGATCCAGGGCCTCCGCCTGGCCGGCATCGAGGTCGACCGCAAGATCCTGGCCGACATGGCGGTCCACGACGCTTCGTCGTTCGCGGCGATCGTCGAGCTGGCCCGGGCCGCGGTCAAGGCCGAGGGCACCGGCGGCGCGCCGGCTCAGGCCGCCTGA
- a CDS encoding RNA methyltransferase — MTFTPRTPRVVAARRLQRRRDREATGRFLAEGPQAVREALARPRTVRELFGTPTALDRYADLAAAAARDDVPVSEVTEEALAALAETVAPQGLVAVCEHVDVPLETALAGRPRLVAVLAGIRDPGNAGTVLRTADAAGAAVVVFAGEAVDPYNGKCVRSSAGSLFHVDVVRERDPAEVVDAVRSAGLTVLAATGHGADDLDDLADAGRLAAPTAWLFGSEAHGLPAELAGAADARVRVPLHGRAESLNLAAAAAVCLYASARAQR; from the coding sequence ATGACCTTCACACCGCGTACCCCCAGGGTGGTCGCCGCCCGCCGACTCCAGCGCCGCCGGGACCGCGAGGCCACCGGCCGGTTCCTGGCCGAGGGGCCGCAGGCGGTCCGCGAGGCACTGGCCCGCCCGCGTACGGTCCGCGAGCTGTTCGGCACGCCGACCGCTCTCGACCGGTACGCCGACCTCGCGGCAGCCGCGGCCCGCGACGACGTACCCGTCTCCGAGGTGACCGAGGAGGCGCTCGCCGCGCTCGCCGAGACCGTCGCGCCGCAGGGCCTGGTCGCCGTCTGCGAGCACGTCGACGTACCCCTGGAGACCGCTCTGGCCGGACGGCCGCGCCTGGTCGCGGTCCTCGCCGGTATCCGTGACCCGGGCAACGCCGGCACCGTGCTGCGGACCGCCGACGCGGCCGGGGCCGCCGTGGTGGTCTTCGCCGGGGAGGCGGTCGACCCGTACAACGGCAAGTGTGTCCGCTCCTCGGCCGGCAGCCTGTTCCACGTCGACGTGGTCCGCGAACGCGACCCCGCCGAGGTGGTCGACGCGGTGCGGTCCGCCGGGCTGACCGTGCTCGCCGCCACCGGGCACGGCGCCGACGACCTCGACGACCTGGCCGACGCCGGTCGGCTCGCCGCGCCCACGGCCTGGCTGTTCGGCTCCGAGGCGCACGGCCTCCCCGCCGAGCTGGCCGGGGCCGCCGACGCCCGGGTCCGGGTGCCGCTGCACGGGCGGGCGGAGAGCCTCAACCTGGCTGCGGCTGCGGCCGTCTGCCTGTACGCTTCGGCGAGAGCACAGCGCTGA
- the pheS gene encoding phenylalanine--tRNA ligase subunit alpha: MSYRNDPYDPKQVALLDPAALAEAVSEAEKAFAAAGDPDALAVVRPAHLGDRAPVSLARREIGALPPAAKSDAGKRVNEARRAIEQAHAARAEVLEREQAERVLVEERVDVTLPHDRRPRGSRHPVSLVTEQISDLFVGMGYEVAEGPEVELEWTNFDALNIGPDHPARGLMDTFHIAPATESGLVLRTHTSPVQARTMLTRKPPIYVVVPGRVYRTDELDATHAPVFHQVEGLVVDKGITMAHLRGTLDHFAQAMFGAGARTRFRPHYFPFTEPSAEFDVWFPEHRDGPRWVEWGGCGMVNPRVLRACGIDPEVYSGFAFGMGIDRTVMFRHGVSDMRDMAEGDVRFTRAFGAGV; the protein is encoded by the coding sequence ATGAGCTACCGCAACGATCCGTACGACCCGAAGCAGGTCGCCCTGCTCGACCCGGCCGCCCTGGCCGAGGCCGTGTCCGAGGCCGAGAAGGCGTTCGCCGCCGCCGGCGACCCCGACGCGCTGGCCGTGGTGCGCCCGGCGCACCTCGGTGACCGCGCCCCGGTCTCGCTGGCCCGCCGGGAGATCGGCGCGCTGCCGCCGGCCGCCAAGTCCGACGCCGGCAAACGGGTCAACGAGGCCCGCCGCGCCATCGAGCAGGCCCACGCCGCCCGCGCCGAGGTGCTGGAGCGCGAACAGGCCGAGCGGGTGCTGGTGGAGGAGCGCGTCGACGTGACGTTGCCCCACGACCGGCGGCCGCGCGGCTCCCGACACCCGGTCAGCCTGGTGACCGAGCAGATCAGCGATCTGTTCGTCGGGATGGGCTACGAGGTGGCCGAGGGCCCCGAGGTCGAGTTGGAGTGGACCAACTTCGACGCGTTGAACATCGGGCCGGACCACCCGGCGCGCGGCCTGATGGACACCTTCCACATCGCACCCGCCACGGAGTCCGGGCTGGTCCTGCGGACCCACACCTCACCGGTGCAGGCGCGGACCATGCTGACCCGCAAGCCGCCGATCTATGTGGTCGTGCCCGGCCGGGTCTATCGCACCGACGAGTTGGACGCCACCCACGCGCCCGTCTTCCACCAGGTCGAGGGCCTGGTGGTGGACAAGGGCATCACCATGGCCCACCTGCGCGGCACCCTGGACCACTTCGCCCAGGCGATGTTCGGCGCGGGGGCGCGGACCCGCTTCCGGCCGCACTACTTCCCGTTCACCGAGCCGTCGGCCGAGTTCGACGTCTGGTTCCCGGAGCACCGCGACGGCCCCCGGTGGGTGGAGTGGGGCGGCTGCGGCATGGTCAACCCCCGGGTGTTGCGCGCCTGCGGCATCGACCCGGAGGTCTACTCGGGGTTCGCCTTCGGCATGGGCATCGACCGCACGGTGATGTTCCGGCACGGGGTCAGCGACATGCGGGACATGGCCGAAGGCGACGTGCGGTTCACCCGCGCGTTCGGGGCCGGTGTGTAG